The Diachasmimorpha longicaudata isolate KC_UGA_2023 chromosome 14, iyDiaLong2, whole genome shotgun sequence genome includes a region encoding these proteins:
- the Eloc gene encoding elongin-C isoform X3, with protein sequence MSGDINMHPEKQESATVYGGCEGPDAMYVKLVSSDGHEFIVKREHALTSGTIKAMLSGPGQFAENEANEVNFREIPSHVLQKVCMYFTYKVRYTNSSTEIPEFPIAPEIALELLMAGNFLDC encoded by the exons CAGGAGTCAGCCACTGTTTATGGAGGCTGTGAGGGCCCTGACGCCATGTATGTGAAATTGGTAAGCAGTGATGGACATGAATTTATCGTCAAGAGAGAACATGCACTCACCAGCGGCACTATCAAAGCAATGCTCAGTGGCCCTGGCCAATTCGCTGAGAACGAGGCTAACGAAGTCAATTTTAGGGAGATTCC aTCGCACGTGCTCCAGAAGGTGTGCATGTATTTCACCTATAAAGTTCGTTACACCAACAGCAGCACGGAAATCCCAGAGTTCCCAATAGCTCCTGAAATAGCCCTGGAGCTGCTCATGGCTGGGAATTTCCTGGACTGTTAG
- the Eloc gene encoding elongin-C isoform X4, translating to MSGDINMHPEKESATVYGGCEGPDAMYVKLVSSDGHEFIVKREHALTSGTIKAMLSGPGQFAENEANEVNFREIPSHVLQKVCMYFTYKVRYTNSSTEIPEFPIAPEIALELLMAGNFLDC from the exons GAGTCAGCCACTGTTTATGGAGGCTGTGAGGGCCCTGACGCCATGTATGTGAAATTGGTAAGCAGTGATGGACATGAATTTATCGTCAAGAGAGAACATGCACTCACCAGCGGCACTATCAAAGCAATGCTCAGTGGCCCTGGCCAATTCGCTGAGAACGAGGCTAACGAAGTCAATTTTAGGGAGATTCC aTCGCACGTGCTCCAGAAGGTGTGCATGTATTTCACCTATAAAGTTCGTTACACCAACAGCAGCACGGAAATCCCAGAGTTCCCAATAGCTCCTGAAATAGCCCTGGAGCTGCTCATGGCTGGGAATTTCCTGGACTGTTAG